The following are encoded in a window of Catharus ustulatus isolate bCatUst1 chromosome 12, bCatUst1.pri.v2, whole genome shotgun sequence genomic DNA:
- the LOC117002246 gene encoding uncharacterized protein LOC117002246 isoform X1, with protein sequence MGGGKGIKGHGMERERLGALVILGVLSLARGDPPDAANPFHYDWCHLRVGGLVVAAVLSVVGIIVLFSGMCKCRSKASRRRPPPELSPVPGTGECPLLLGTFGDIWGQCHPDPHPSLRRSHQLVLSCPQMSPNEVTQEGGGSGFIWGLNSFPKCPQNVPKCPQNVPGKDNE encoded by the exons gGATCAAAGGTCACGGAATGGAGCGGGAAAGGCTCGGGGCACTGGTGATactgggag tTCTGTCTCTGGCCAGAGGGGACCCCCCTG ATGCCGCCAATCCCTTCCATTACG actGGTGTCACCTGCGCGTCGGTGGCCTCGTGGTGGCCGCGGTGCTGAGTGTGGTGGGGATCATCGTCCTGTTCA GTGGGATGTGCAAGTGCCGGAGCAAGGCCAG ccgccgccgcccgcccccggaGCTGTCACCTGTGCCTGGGACAGGTGAGTGTCCCCTCCtcctggggacatttggggacatttggggacagtgccaccctgaCCCACACCCGTCTCTCCGCAGGAGCCACCAGCTCGTGCTGagctgtccccaaatgtccccaaacgAGGTGACACAGGAGGGGGGAGGGTCAGGGTTTATTTGGGGGCTGAACTCCtttcccaaatgtccccaaaatgtccccaaatgtccccagaatGTCCCTGGAAAGGACAATGAataa
- the LOC117002246 gene encoding FXYD domain-containing ion transport regulator 3-like isoform X6 has translation MGGGKGIKGHGMERERLGALVILGVLSLARGDPPDAANPFHYDWCHLRVGGLVVAAVLSVVGIIVLFSGMCKCRSKASRRRPPPELSPVPGTGATSSC, from the exons gGATCAAAGGTCACGGAATGGAGCGGGAAAGGCTCGGGGCACTGGTGATactgggag tTCTGTCTCTGGCCAGAGGGGACCCCCCTG ATGCCGCCAATCCCTTCCATTACG actGGTGTCACCTGCGCGTCGGTGGCCTCGTGGTGGCCGCGGTGCTGAGTGTGGTGGGGATCATCGTCCTGTTCA GTGGGATGTGCAAGTGCCGGAGCAAGGCCAG ccgccgccgcccgcccccggaGCTGTCACCTGTGCCTGGGACAG GAGCCACCAGCTCGTGCTGa
- the LOC117002241 gene encoding leucine-rich repeat LGI family member 4-like isoform X1 — translation MGSPLALLPLLLLLGGVTPIFGGVPMFGAGLPKGGGACPGGCACDRDGAWCRGGGGGVPRGLPPRLATLSLIRWDIEALPQGSFRHLPGLTLLLVTSGRLGSIGDGAFEGLGALEYLFIEDSQLGSIAPSALRGLRGLQFLSLANNRLESLPPGLFQDLGTLTQLDLRGNPWRCDCGLRWLLAWLGARPSPTGPEGGGRCRGPLPHQGTPLALLSPRQLQCQRHELRPFQSLPFSSLGAAPFWLGGHPGVALAQPVAGGCALLEWDQLGGRFRAQTVINSSSPIACHPLAVGDTLLLVVAQVGGGSWVWRRSGGPGSPFIRHQALGSGQLRRPHAVTAARLGGHLYLGVADSSKGGTSTVFRWSSGGFYPHQRLRPWQRDTHLEFLELGGRAALVVCSATRRPLVYRWSGGGFAPHTDIPHVPDVYAAKHFRVKGSVFLCLTRFLGDAKVMRWEGSMFREVQQVPARGSLVFQPLLLAGQRYVLLGNDFAPSRVFRLGAGGRLEPGQELAAPTPRAFVALAAGRQHFLLATSFKGATQIYAHVTEDIGT, via the exons ATGGGCTcccccctggccctgctccccctgctgctcctcctgggggGGGTcacccccatttttgggggggtcccgaTGTTTGGGGCGGGGCTTCCCaaagggggcggggcctgtCCCGGGGGTTGCGCCTGCGACCGGGACGGAGCCTGGtgccggggagggggcgggggagTCCCCCGGGGGCTCCCCCCGCGCTTGGCCACGCT CTCTCTGATCCGCTGGGACATCGAggccctgccccaggggagcTTCCGGCACCTTCCAGGGCTGACCCTGCT tCTCGTCACCTCGGGCCGTTTGGGATCCATCGGGGACGGAGCCTTCGAGGGACTGGGGGCCCTGGAGTATCT GTTCATCGAGGactcccagctgggctccatCGCTCCCTCGGCTCTCCGGGGGCTCCGGGGGCTCCAATTCCT gaGTTTGGCCAACAACCGCCTGGAGTCGCTGCCTCCGGGGCTGTTCCaggacctggggacactgacccAGCT GGACCTCCGTGGCAACCCGTGGCGCTGTGACTGTGGCCTGCGCTggctgctggcctggctgggtgcccgcccctcccccaccggCCCTGAGGGCGGGGGGCGCTGCCGggggcccctcccccaccagggcacccccctggcactgctgagcccGCGGCAGCTCCAGTGCCAGCGCCACG agctgcGGCCGTTCCAGTCCCTGCCGTTCTCATCCCTCGGGGCCGCGCCGTTCTGGCTTGGGGGACACCCGGGGGTGGCGCTGGCCCAGCCGGTGGCCGGGGGCTGCGCCCTGCTGGAGTGGGACCAGCTCGGGGGGAGGTTCCGGGCCCAGACCGTCATCAACA GCTCCTCCCCCATTGCCTGCCACCCCCTGGCCGTTGGTGAcaccctgctgctggtggtggccCAGGTGGGCGGCGGCTCCTGGGTTTGGCGCCGCTCCGGTGGCCCCGGCTCGCCCTTCATCCGCCACCAAGCACTGGGCTCGGGCCAGCTCCGCCGTCCCCACGCCGTCACCGCCGCTCGCCTCGGCGGCCACCTCTACCTGGGGGTGGCCGACAGCTCCAAGGGCGGCACCAGCACCGTGTTCCGCTGGAGTTCCGGAGGGTTCTACCCACACCAGCGGCTGCGGCCATGGCAGCGCGACACGCACCTGGAGTTCCTGGAACTGGGTGGGCGCGCGGCGCTCGTGGTGTGCAGCGCGACGCGGCGGCCGCTGGTTTACCGCtggagcggcggcggcttcGCCCCTCACACCGACATCCCGCACGTGCCCGACGTGTACGCGGCCAAGCACTTCCGGGTCAAGGGCAGCGTGTTCCTGTGCCTGACGAGGTTTTTGGGGGATGCCAAG GTGATGCGCTGGGAGGGCTCCATGTTCCGCGAGGTGCAGCAGGTGCCGGCCCGCGGCTCGCTGGTGTTCCAGCCGCTGCTCCTGGCGGGTCAGCGCTACGTCCTGCTGGGCAACGACTTCGCGCCGAGCCGCGTGTTCCGCCTGGGCGCTGGTGGCCGCCTGGAGCCCGGCCAGGAGCTGGCGGCGCCCACGCCCCGAGCCTTCGTCGCGCTGGCCGCGGGCCGGCAGCACTTCCTGCTGGCCACCAGCTTCAAGGGGGCCACGCAGATCTATGCGCACGTCACCGAGGACATCGGGAcgtga
- the LOC117002241 gene encoding leucine-rich repeat LGI family member 4-like isoform X2, protein MGSPLALLPLLLLLGGVTPIFGGVPMFGAGLPKGGGACPGGCACDRDGAWCRGGGGGVPRGLPPRLATLSLIRWDIEALPQGSFRHLPGLTLLLVTSGRLGSIGDGAFEGLGALEYLFIEDSQLGSIAPSALRGLRGLQFLDLRGNPWRCDCGLRWLLAWLGARPSPTGPEGGGRCRGPLPHQGTPLALLSPRQLQCQRHELRPFQSLPFSSLGAAPFWLGGHPGVALAQPVAGGCALLEWDQLGGRFRAQTVINSSSPIACHPLAVGDTLLLVVAQVGGGSWVWRRSGGPGSPFIRHQALGSGQLRRPHAVTAARLGGHLYLGVADSSKGGTSTVFRWSSGGFYPHQRLRPWQRDTHLEFLELGGRAALVVCSATRRPLVYRWSGGGFAPHTDIPHVPDVYAAKHFRVKGSVFLCLTRFLGDAKVMRWEGSMFREVQQVPARGSLVFQPLLLAGQRYVLLGNDFAPSRVFRLGAGGRLEPGQELAAPTPRAFVALAAGRQHFLLATSFKGATQIYAHVTEDIGT, encoded by the exons ATGGGCTcccccctggccctgctccccctgctgctcctcctgggggGGGTcacccccatttttgggggggtcccgaTGTTTGGGGCGGGGCTTCCCaaagggggcggggcctgtCCCGGGGGTTGCGCCTGCGACCGGGACGGAGCCTGGtgccggggagggggcgggggagTCCCCCGGGGGCTCCCCCCGCGCTTGGCCACGCT CTCTCTGATCCGCTGGGACATCGAggccctgccccaggggagcTTCCGGCACCTTCCAGGGCTGACCCTGCT tCTCGTCACCTCGGGCCGTTTGGGATCCATCGGGGACGGAGCCTTCGAGGGACTGGGGGCCCTGGAGTATCT GTTCATCGAGGactcccagctgggctccatCGCTCCCTCGGCTCTCCGGGGGCTCCGGGGGCTCCAATTCCT GGACCTCCGTGGCAACCCGTGGCGCTGTGACTGTGGCCTGCGCTggctgctggcctggctgggtgcccgcccctcccccaccggCCCTGAGGGCGGGGGGCGCTGCCGggggcccctcccccaccagggcacccccctggcactgctgagcccGCGGCAGCTCCAGTGCCAGCGCCACG agctgcGGCCGTTCCAGTCCCTGCCGTTCTCATCCCTCGGGGCCGCGCCGTTCTGGCTTGGGGGACACCCGGGGGTGGCGCTGGCCCAGCCGGTGGCCGGGGGCTGCGCCCTGCTGGAGTGGGACCAGCTCGGGGGGAGGTTCCGGGCCCAGACCGTCATCAACA GCTCCTCCCCCATTGCCTGCCACCCCCTGGCCGTTGGTGAcaccctgctgctggtggtggccCAGGTGGGCGGCGGCTCCTGGGTTTGGCGCCGCTCCGGTGGCCCCGGCTCGCCCTTCATCCGCCACCAAGCACTGGGCTCGGGCCAGCTCCGCCGTCCCCACGCCGTCACCGCCGCTCGCCTCGGCGGCCACCTCTACCTGGGGGTGGCCGACAGCTCCAAGGGCGGCACCAGCACCGTGTTCCGCTGGAGTTCCGGAGGGTTCTACCCACACCAGCGGCTGCGGCCATGGCAGCGCGACACGCACCTGGAGTTCCTGGAACTGGGTGGGCGCGCGGCGCTCGTGGTGTGCAGCGCGACGCGGCGGCCGCTGGTTTACCGCtggagcggcggcggcttcGCCCCTCACACCGACATCCCGCACGTGCCCGACGTGTACGCGGCCAAGCACTTCCGGGTCAAGGGCAGCGTGTTCCTGTGCCTGACGAGGTTTTTGGGGGATGCCAAG GTGATGCGCTGGGAGGGCTCCATGTTCCGCGAGGTGCAGCAGGTGCCGGCCCGCGGCTCGCTGGTGTTCCAGCCGCTGCTCCTGGCGGGTCAGCGCTACGTCCTGCTGGGCAACGACTTCGCGCCGAGCCGCGTGTTCCGCCTGGGCGCTGGTGGCCGCCTGGAGCCCGGCCAGGAGCTGGCGGCGCCCACGCCCCGAGCCTTCGTCGCGCTGGCCGCGGGCCGGCAGCACTTCCTGCTGGCCACCAGCTTCAAGGGGGCCACGCAGATCTATGCGCACGTCACCGAGGACATCGGGAcgtga
- the LOC117002246 gene encoding uncharacterized protein LOC117002246 isoform X2: MGGGKGIKGHGMERERLGALVILGVLSLARGDPPDWCHLRVGGLVVAAVLSVVGIIVLFSGMCKCRSKASRRRPPPELSPVPGTGECPLLLGTFGDIWGQCHPDPHPSLRRSHQLVLSCPQMSPNEVTQEGGGSGFIWGLNSFPKCPQNVPKCPQNVPGKDNE; this comes from the exons gGATCAAAGGTCACGGAATGGAGCGGGAAAGGCTCGGGGCACTGGTGATactgggag tTCTGTCTCTGGCCAGAGGGGACCCCCCTG actGGTGTCACCTGCGCGTCGGTGGCCTCGTGGTGGCCGCGGTGCTGAGTGTGGTGGGGATCATCGTCCTGTTCA GTGGGATGTGCAAGTGCCGGAGCAAGGCCAG ccgccgccgcccgcccccggaGCTGTCACCTGTGCCTGGGACAGGTGAGTGTCCCCTCCtcctggggacatttggggacatttggggacagtgccaccctgaCCCACACCCGTCTCTCCGCAGGAGCCACCAGCTCGTGCTGagctgtccccaaatgtccccaaacgAGGTGACACAGGAGGGGGGAGGGTCAGGGTTTATTTGGGGGCTGAACTCCtttcccaaatgtccccaaaatgtccccaaatgtccccagaatGTCCCTGGAAAGGACAATGAataa
- the LOC117002241 gene encoding leucine-rich repeat LGI family member 4-like isoform X4, giving the protein MGSPLALLPLLLLLGGVTPIFGGVPMFGAGLPKGGGACPGGCACDRDGAWCRGGGGGVPRGLPPRLATLSLIRWDIEALPQGSFRHLPGLTLLLVTSGRLGSIGDGAFEGLGALEYLDLRGNPWRCDCGLRWLLAWLGARPSPTGPEGGGRCRGPLPHQGTPLALLSPRQLQCQRHELRPFQSLPFSSLGAAPFWLGGHPGVALAQPVAGGCALLEWDQLGGRFRAQTVINSSSPIACHPLAVGDTLLLVVAQVGGGSWVWRRSGGPGSPFIRHQALGSGQLRRPHAVTAARLGGHLYLGVADSSKGGTSTVFRWSSGGFYPHQRLRPWQRDTHLEFLELGGRAALVVCSATRRPLVYRWSGGGFAPHTDIPHVPDVYAAKHFRVKGSVFLCLTRFLGDAKVMRWEGSMFREVQQVPARGSLVFQPLLLAGQRYVLLGNDFAPSRVFRLGAGGRLEPGQELAAPTPRAFVALAAGRQHFLLATSFKGATQIYAHVTEDIGT; this is encoded by the exons ATGGGCTcccccctggccctgctccccctgctgctcctcctgggggGGGTcacccccatttttgggggggtcccgaTGTTTGGGGCGGGGCTTCCCaaagggggcggggcctgtCCCGGGGGTTGCGCCTGCGACCGGGACGGAGCCTGGtgccggggagggggcgggggagTCCCCCGGGGGCTCCCCCCGCGCTTGGCCACGCT CTCTCTGATCCGCTGGGACATCGAggccctgccccaggggagcTTCCGGCACCTTCCAGGGCTGACCCTGCT tCTCGTCACCTCGGGCCGTTTGGGATCCATCGGGGACGGAGCCTTCGAGGGACTGGGGGCCCTGGAGTATCT GGACCTCCGTGGCAACCCGTGGCGCTGTGACTGTGGCCTGCGCTggctgctggcctggctgggtgcccgcccctcccccaccggCCCTGAGGGCGGGGGGCGCTGCCGggggcccctcccccaccagggcacccccctggcactgctgagcccGCGGCAGCTCCAGTGCCAGCGCCACG agctgcGGCCGTTCCAGTCCCTGCCGTTCTCATCCCTCGGGGCCGCGCCGTTCTGGCTTGGGGGACACCCGGGGGTGGCGCTGGCCCAGCCGGTGGCCGGGGGCTGCGCCCTGCTGGAGTGGGACCAGCTCGGGGGGAGGTTCCGGGCCCAGACCGTCATCAACA GCTCCTCCCCCATTGCCTGCCACCCCCTGGCCGTTGGTGAcaccctgctgctggtggtggccCAGGTGGGCGGCGGCTCCTGGGTTTGGCGCCGCTCCGGTGGCCCCGGCTCGCCCTTCATCCGCCACCAAGCACTGGGCTCGGGCCAGCTCCGCCGTCCCCACGCCGTCACCGCCGCTCGCCTCGGCGGCCACCTCTACCTGGGGGTGGCCGACAGCTCCAAGGGCGGCACCAGCACCGTGTTCCGCTGGAGTTCCGGAGGGTTCTACCCACACCAGCGGCTGCGGCCATGGCAGCGCGACACGCACCTGGAGTTCCTGGAACTGGGTGGGCGCGCGGCGCTCGTGGTGTGCAGCGCGACGCGGCGGCCGCTGGTTTACCGCtggagcggcggcggcttcGCCCCTCACACCGACATCCCGCACGTGCCCGACGTGTACGCGGCCAAGCACTTCCGGGTCAAGGGCAGCGTGTTCCTGTGCCTGACGAGGTTTTTGGGGGATGCCAAG GTGATGCGCTGGGAGGGCTCCATGTTCCGCGAGGTGCAGCAGGTGCCGGCCCGCGGCTCGCTGGTGTTCCAGCCGCTGCTCCTGGCGGGTCAGCGCTACGTCCTGCTGGGCAACGACTTCGCGCCGAGCCGCGTGTTCCGCCTGGGCGCTGGTGGCCGCCTGGAGCCCGGCCAGGAGCTGGCGGCGCCCACGCCCCGAGCCTTCGTCGCGCTGGCCGCGGGCCGGCAGCACTTCCTGCTGGCCACCAGCTTCAAGGGGGCCACGCAGATCTATGCGCACGTCACCGAGGACATCGGGAcgtga
- the LOC117002246 gene encoding uncharacterized protein LOC117002246 isoform X3, whose product MERERLGALVILGVLSLARGDPPDAANPFHYDWCHLRVGGLVVAAVLSVVGIIVLFSGMCKCRSKASRRRPPPELSPVPGTGECPLLLGTFGDIWGQCHPDPHPSLRRSHQLVLSCPQMSPNEVTQEGGGSGFIWGLNSFPKCPQNVPKCPQNVPGKDNE is encoded by the exons ATGGAGCGGGAAAGGCTCGGGGCACTGGTGATactgggag tTCTGTCTCTGGCCAGAGGGGACCCCCCTG ATGCCGCCAATCCCTTCCATTACG actGGTGTCACCTGCGCGTCGGTGGCCTCGTGGTGGCCGCGGTGCTGAGTGTGGTGGGGATCATCGTCCTGTTCA GTGGGATGTGCAAGTGCCGGAGCAAGGCCAG ccgccgccgcccgcccccggaGCTGTCACCTGTGCCTGGGACAGGTGAGTGTCCCCTCCtcctggggacatttggggacatttggggacagtgccaccctgaCCCACACCCGTCTCTCCGCAGGAGCCACCAGCTCGTGCTGagctgtccccaaatgtccccaaacgAGGTGACACAGGAGGGGGGAGGGTCAGGGTTTATTTGGGGGCTGAACTCCtttcccaaatgtccccaaaatgtccccaaatgtccccagaatGTCCCTGGAAAGGACAATGAataa
- the LOC117002241 gene encoding leucine-rich repeat LGI family member 4-like isoform X3 yields the protein MGSPLALLPLLLLLGGVTPIFGGVPMFGAGLPKGGGACPGGCACDRDGAWCRGGGGGVPRGLPPRLATLSLIRWDIEALPQGSFRHLPGLTLLLVTSGRLGSIGDGAFEGLGALEYLSLANNRLESLPPGLFQDLGTLTQLDLRGNPWRCDCGLRWLLAWLGARPSPTGPEGGGRCRGPLPHQGTPLALLSPRQLQCQRHELRPFQSLPFSSLGAAPFWLGGHPGVALAQPVAGGCALLEWDQLGGRFRAQTVINSSSPIACHPLAVGDTLLLVVAQVGGGSWVWRRSGGPGSPFIRHQALGSGQLRRPHAVTAARLGGHLYLGVADSSKGGTSTVFRWSSGGFYPHQRLRPWQRDTHLEFLELGGRAALVVCSATRRPLVYRWSGGGFAPHTDIPHVPDVYAAKHFRVKGSVFLCLTRFLGDAKVMRWEGSMFREVQQVPARGSLVFQPLLLAGQRYVLLGNDFAPSRVFRLGAGGRLEPGQELAAPTPRAFVALAAGRQHFLLATSFKGATQIYAHVTEDIGT from the exons ATGGGCTcccccctggccctgctccccctgctgctcctcctgggggGGGTcacccccatttttgggggggtcccgaTGTTTGGGGCGGGGCTTCCCaaagggggcggggcctgtCCCGGGGGTTGCGCCTGCGACCGGGACGGAGCCTGGtgccggggagggggcgggggagTCCCCCGGGGGCTCCCCCCGCGCTTGGCCACGCT CTCTCTGATCCGCTGGGACATCGAggccctgccccaggggagcTTCCGGCACCTTCCAGGGCTGACCCTGCT tCTCGTCACCTCGGGCCGTTTGGGATCCATCGGGGACGGAGCCTTCGAGGGACTGGGGGCCCTGGAGTATCT gaGTTTGGCCAACAACCGCCTGGAGTCGCTGCCTCCGGGGCTGTTCCaggacctggggacactgacccAGCT GGACCTCCGTGGCAACCCGTGGCGCTGTGACTGTGGCCTGCGCTggctgctggcctggctgggtgcccgcccctcccccaccggCCCTGAGGGCGGGGGGCGCTGCCGggggcccctcccccaccagggcacccccctggcactgctgagcccGCGGCAGCTCCAGTGCCAGCGCCACG agctgcGGCCGTTCCAGTCCCTGCCGTTCTCATCCCTCGGGGCCGCGCCGTTCTGGCTTGGGGGACACCCGGGGGTGGCGCTGGCCCAGCCGGTGGCCGGGGGCTGCGCCCTGCTGGAGTGGGACCAGCTCGGGGGGAGGTTCCGGGCCCAGACCGTCATCAACA GCTCCTCCCCCATTGCCTGCCACCCCCTGGCCGTTGGTGAcaccctgctgctggtggtggccCAGGTGGGCGGCGGCTCCTGGGTTTGGCGCCGCTCCGGTGGCCCCGGCTCGCCCTTCATCCGCCACCAAGCACTGGGCTCGGGCCAGCTCCGCCGTCCCCACGCCGTCACCGCCGCTCGCCTCGGCGGCCACCTCTACCTGGGGGTGGCCGACAGCTCCAAGGGCGGCACCAGCACCGTGTTCCGCTGGAGTTCCGGAGGGTTCTACCCACACCAGCGGCTGCGGCCATGGCAGCGCGACACGCACCTGGAGTTCCTGGAACTGGGTGGGCGCGCGGCGCTCGTGGTGTGCAGCGCGACGCGGCGGCCGCTGGTTTACCGCtggagcggcggcggcttcGCCCCTCACACCGACATCCCGCACGTGCCCGACGTGTACGCGGCCAAGCACTTCCGGGTCAAGGGCAGCGTGTTCCTGTGCCTGACGAGGTTTTTGGGGGATGCCAAG GTGATGCGCTGGGAGGGCTCCATGTTCCGCGAGGTGCAGCAGGTGCCGGCCCGCGGCTCGCTGGTGTTCCAGCCGCTGCTCCTGGCGGGTCAGCGCTACGTCCTGCTGGGCAACGACTTCGCGCCGAGCCGCGTGTTCCGCCTGGGCGCTGGTGGCCGCCTGGAGCCCGGCCAGGAGCTGGCGGCGCCCACGCCCCGAGCCTTCGTCGCGCTGGCCGCGGGCCGGCAGCACTTCCTGCTGGCCACCAGCTTCAAGGGGGCCACGCAGATCTATGCGCACGTCACCGAGGACATCGGGAcgtga
- the LOC117002246 gene encoding uncharacterized protein LOC117002246 isoform X4, which translates to MGGGKGIKGHGMERERLGALVILGVLSLARGDPPDAANPFHYGGMCKCRSKASRRRPPPELSPVPGTGECPLLLGTFGDIWGQCHPDPHPSLRRSHQLVLSCPQMSPNEVTQEGGGSGFIWGLNSFPKCPQNVPKCPQNVPGKDNE; encoded by the exons gGATCAAAGGTCACGGAATGGAGCGGGAAAGGCTCGGGGCACTGGTGATactgggag tTCTGTCTCTGGCCAGAGGGGACCCCCCTG ATGCCGCCAATCCCTTCCATTACG GTGGGATGTGCAAGTGCCGGAGCAAGGCCAG ccgccgccgcccgcccccggaGCTGTCACCTGTGCCTGGGACAGGTGAGTGTCCCCTCCtcctggggacatttggggacatttggggacagtgccaccctgaCCCACACCCGTCTCTCCGCAGGAGCCACCAGCTCGTGCTGagctgtccccaaatgtccccaaacgAGGTGACACAGGAGGGGGGAGGGTCAGGGTTTATTTGGGGGCTGAACTCCtttcccaaatgtccccaaaatgtccccaaatgtccccagaatGTCCCTGGAAAGGACAATGAataa
- the LOC117002246 gene encoding uncharacterized protein LOC117002246 isoform X5, which produces MGGGKGIKGHGMERERLGALVILGVLSLARGDPPDAANPFHYAAAARPRSCHLCLGQEPPARAELSPNVPKRGDTGGGRVRVYLGAELLSQMSPKCPQMSPECPWKGQ; this is translated from the exons gGATCAAAGGTCACGGAATGGAGCGGGAAAGGCTCGGGGCACTGGTGATactgggag tTCTGTCTCTGGCCAGAGGGGACCCCCCTG ATGCCGCCAATCCCTTCCATTACG ccgccgccgcccgcccccggaGCTGTCACCTGTGCCTGGGACAG GAGCCACCAGCTCGTGCTGagctgtccccaaatgtccccaaacgAGGTGACACAGGAGGGGGGAGGGTCAGGGTTTATTTGGGGGCTGAACTCCtttcccaaatgtccccaaaatgtccccaaatgtccccagaatGTCCCTGGAAAGGACAATGA